AGTAGGCGACGCCGCCCTTGACCCGCATCTGGTCGGCCGCGACCTGGATCTCGCCCTTGGGCGCCAGCGCATTGTCCTGCATCGACTGCTTCCACTGCGAGGCGCGGCCGGCGATGGCGCGTTCGGGCGCGGCCTGCATGGCCAGGGCGACGCTGGCCCCGCCGATCGACAGGGCCAGGACGGCGCCGATGGCGATGACGCTGGCCCTGGCGCGCAGGGAGGCGGGGGCGTGGGGCTTCAGAATGGCCTTGAGACGCATGGCGGTCTTCCTTCCGGCGCCGATGAATGCGGATTGCGGCTCCGGGCCGGCGCTGAGGCGGAGCGTTTCGAGAAGGGTTTCGGCATAGGCGCGGCGGGCGGCGGGATCGGCCTGGTTGAGGGCGATGGCGTCGCAATGCTCCTCGCGGGCGGCGTTCAGCCGGGCATGGATCATGGCCATGAAGGGGTTAAACCACATGATCGCCAGCAGCACGCCCTCGGCCCAGGCGCGCGGGTTGTCGCCGCGCTTGAGGTGGGCCAGCTCATGGCCGCAGATCAGGGCCAGGCGCGGGGTCGGCAGCTTGGTCAGAACCCGGGGAATGATGATCGTGGGGCGGACCAGCCCCGCCAGCAGCGGGCTGCCGGCCCGGTCGGAGGCCTTCAAGGCCGGGGCGCGAACCTTGAGGGCGGCGGCCTGGCGGTCGAGGTCGGCGATCAGGGCCTCGTCGTCCAGCGGCCGGGCGCTGGCCAGCAGGCGGCCGAGCAGGACGTGGCGGCGGACAAGCAACACCACACCGACGATCATGCCCAGCAGCATGAGGCTGAGCAGCAGCGTCGGCGCCAGCACCCGGGCCACGTCGATCCAGGTCTGGAACGGGGTTGTCGCCGGAACGACGCTCACGGCCGCGTCGACAATGACGGCGGTCGGATCCGTCTCCGGCGCCCCCACGGGGACCGGACGCGACAGATGCGGCGAGACCAGCACCACGGCGACGACGGCCAGCACCGGGGCCAGCAGGGCCACGCCCCAGACCCGCTCGCGCAGACCCGGCGCGCCGGTGATCCGCTCGGCCAGCAGGCCGGCGCCAAGGCCCAGCGCGCTCATGGGCAGGGTCGC
The nucleotide sequence above comes from Caulobacter sp. NIBR1757. Encoded proteins:
- a CDS encoding M56 family metallopeptidase; the encoded protein is MDGITLSLLILGATLPMSALGLGAGLLAERITGAPGLRERVWGVALLAPVLAVVAVVLVSPHLSRPVPVGAPETDPTAVIVDAAVSVVPATTPFQTWIDVARVLAPTLLLSLMLLGMIVGVVLLVRRHVLLGRLLASARPLDDEALIADLDRQAAALKVRAPALKASDRAGSPLLAGLVRPTIIIPRVLTKLPTPRLALICGHELAHLKRGDNPRAWAEGVLLAIMWFNPFMAMIHARLNAAREEHCDAIALNQADPAARRAYAETLLETLRLSAGPEPQSAFIGAGRKTAMRLKAILKPHAPASLRARASVIAIGAVLALSIGGASVALAMQAAPERAIAGRASQWKQSMQDNALAPKGEIQVAADQMRVKGGVAYWSGRPVIVLTPATGDPGRDAQLAGVTFLVNGKAAPADFTPNALDAKDIGLIKVRQRTDDEDGPTVVDIVMAPAAPPAPPAPPAPAPEPPPAPPTPPSPMTAPTPPTPPTPLTPMTAPTPPTPPLAPLARLQAPPAPPAPPAPPKPPEFGRPVFEARPTGADVAAVYPRKALEAGLSGRVVLWCKTTPAGLLTDCETHGETPAGNGFAEAALKLAPKFRLRPVMSDGSPAGFGNINLPIMFGAPTPMPAPRPAPTAR